Within the Setaria viridis chromosome 3, Setaria_viridis_v4.0, whole genome shotgun sequence genome, the region TAGTGGTGTGTGGCGTGCATTTATTTTATGCACTACGGCACaaaagttttttatttgactAAAACAAATCTGCAAGTGTAATTATCTTGTAGATCATAGTGCAGTACTTGCCAAAACAGCTTATCGCTTCTCTCATCAATGATATCAATACATTTATCTTATGCTGAATTCAGTTATATGTACGCGTATGATGATTCTGAATTTTGCTATTCTATGCAAGCAATTCCTGTTTTGTGATCTTAGTTGCACATTAAGGTGATTCTTCTGAACAATAAATTGTCAACAGAATTATGAGAGGTATGTTGTTCGGCAAAAACGAGCAGAAGGAAAGAAGGCCCTAAAAGATTATCTTCTGTATGGAAAGTCCTCACCTCATTTACAGGTGAAGTTTCTACTTCACTTTTGTCATTTGAACTGTTTCCCATCTTCATTTTTCTTGGGCTTAAGCACCTGTTTTCTTTCTTCAAAGGGCTCATTAAGGCAGCAGTGTGTGTATGCAAGGATGTAAGttggcaaaagaagaaaaatcgtCATTGTTTATAACATCTGAAATGCGTAATTTTCATGTGTTCCCTCCAGGATGGAAGCACAGGAAGCTTTGCTAATTCTCATGAAATTCCACGGTTCAAGACCTTTAGGAAAGGACCTCAGAGTCACTGGTCGCAAGGAGTACACAATCAAAGAAAGAGTAGGTCATTCAACAAAGTCGATGCATATTTTAGTCCTGTCACTTTACTTTCTTGGAGTTACTCGTGAGTATTTTTTGTCATTTCTGAATTATTTTGTACTACTAGTATGTAGCACATTCACGAGTCATGAATGATCTGCATGTTACTCTGGTTGCTCCTACATCTTTTTATTTGTGTTAGATCTATTAACACAGAAATGATGCAACAATACACCAGCTAACACTGCAGTGGCACTGATAACATCATATGCAAGTACATTCTCTGTTTCATGTTGATGTGGCAACTTCTGATGATGTTTACCAGCAACGGTCTGTTTCCCTCCCTAAGTTAATGATTATATACCATGGATTTGTACCTTTGTCCCTGTAACTCACTTCTTATTAGGTACCTGATCAAAAAAAAGTTGGTACTTAGACAAGCACTTCTCTTTTGCAGGTAAAAAGGACAAGGCGAGGTTCTGCAACTTCTTCCATGAGGACCATTATGTGCACCCGGACGAAATCTTTGAAGCTATCTTTGGCACTCATCGTGGTTTTACTTGGTCCCATATATCATGGGACGATTTTCGCTTCAGAGACAGATCATTCAGATTTAGATGGAGTGGTGGTGAATCACAGAGAGAGAGAATTCCAAGTGACAGCGAAGATGAAAGTGAGGAGGATAGCAGGGAAACAACCAGCGTTGGTTCACATGCCCACAGGGTCATCCTTGGATTACCACCATGTGGTCCACTAACTCTAGAAGATGTTAAAACTGCGTAAGTTGTCCTGTTGTTATGGTTCTTCAAATTGTTGCATGTTTTGCTGTTATTGCTATtttgtatgtatatatgtataagATGTGTCCCACACTAGGGTTCACTTGAATTACCCTTGTGGCGTGCAGTTTCCGGGCATCTGCTCTGCGGTGGCACCCTGACAAGCACCCGGGGTCTTCTCAGGTGTGTATCCAATTcagtttttctgaaatttaataGCAGAAGCTGGATGCAGTTACTGAGCATCTACATTGTCTGTTAGCAAATAAATATGCAAAGGCACAG harbors:
- the LOC117850005 gene encoding uncharacterized protein isoform X2, giving the protein MQSEKGARKASRNYERYVVRQKRAEGKKALKDYLLYGKSSPHLQDGSTGSFANSHEIPRFKTFRKGPQSHWSQGVHNQRKSKKDKARFCNFFHEDHYVHPDEIFEAIFGTHRGFTWSHISWDDFRFRDRSFRFRWSGGESQRERIPSDSEDESEEDSRETTSVGSHAHRVILGLPPCGPLTLEDVKTAFRASALRWHPDKHPGSSQAVAEEKFKLCVNAYNSLCSVLKAA
- the LOC117850005 gene encoding uncharacterized protein isoform X1, which encodes MQQAAAPWAMKTLPVLRTHLCDPTRLAASSSSFHSTPASFAKWKNKWDCPKSEKGARKASRNYERYVVRQKRAEGKKALKDYLLYGKSSPHLQDGSTGSFANSHEIPRFKTFRKGPQSHWSQGVHNQRKSKKDKARFCNFFHEDHYVHPDEIFEAIFGTHRGFTWSHISWDDFRFRDRSFRFRWSGGESQRERIPSDSEDESEEDSRETTSVGSHAHRVILGLPPCGPLTLEDVKTAFRASALRWHPDKHPGSSQAVAEEKFKLCVNAYNSLCSVLKAA